The Streptomyces cathayae DNA segment CTGGAGTCACCCGCGTGCGGTCCCGAACCGGTCACCACCGTGCCGACCGCGATGACCAGGACGGACGCCACCACCAGGAACCACACCAGCTGCCGCACGGCTGCGCCGACCAGCGGCCGGGGCTCCCCGTCGCCCTCGCGGGTGCGCTGCCACATCACCGTGGCCACCGCGATCAGCGCCGAGGAGAGCAGGAAGTGCGCCGCGACCGTGTACGGGTTGAGGCCGACGAGGACCACGATGCCGCCGAGGATCGCGTTGCCCATCACGACCCAGAACTGCGCCCAGCCCAGCCGGGTCAGGCTGCGCCGGTACGGCTTCTGGGAGCGCGCGGCGACGATCGCCCAGCCGACGGCGGCGCACAGCACGTAGGTCAGCAGGCGGTTGCCGAACTCGATGACCCCGTGCAGGCCCATCTCCCGGGTGGAGACGAGCGAGTCGTCGGTGCACTTGGGCCAGGTGGGGCAGCCCAGGCCGGAGCCGGTCAGCCGTACGGCTCCACCGGTGACCACGATGACCACCGCCATGACGAGCGCGGCGAGGGCCGCCCGCCGGACCGTCCGGGGGTCCGGGGTCCAGCGTGCGGCGATGAAGGCGAGCGGGTTGCGCAGGACCGCCTGGGCGTCGGCGCGGGTCACGTTTGGCACGCGTCCATCGTAGGGCGCCCGCTTGTGCACGCTTTCACGAGGGTCCCGGTCGGCGGGCCGGAGATGCCGGGGAGCCTGCTCACTCCCAGCGGAAGAAGCGGCCCGCCGCGGCGAGCCCCGCCGCCGCCCACACGGCGAGGATCCCGAGGTCGCCCCAGGGCAGTCCCGCCCCGTGCTGGAGCACGTCCCGCAGGCCCTCCGACAGCGCCGCGATGGGCAGCAGGCCGAGGAGGTTCTGCGCGCCCTGGGGGAAGGTGTCCAGCGGCACGACGACCCCGCCGCCGACGAGCAGCAGCAGGAACACCAGGTTGGCGGCGGCCAGCGTCGCCTCGGCCTTCAGGGTGCCCGCCATCAGCAGACCGAGCCCCGAGAAGGCGGCCGTGCCCAGCACCAGCAGCAGCAGCACGGTGAGCGGGTTGCCCTGCGGCGACCAGCCCAGCGCGAACGCGATCACCGTGAGCAGGACGATCTGGAGCACCTCGGTGACCAGCACCGACAGCGTCTTCGCGGTCATCAGCGCCCAGCGCGGCAGCGGTGAGGCCGCCAGCCGCTTCAGCACCCCGTACCGGCGCTCGAAGCCGGTGGCGAT contains these protein-coding regions:
- a CDS encoding COX15/CtaA family protein, with the protein product MTRADAQAVLRNPLAFIAARWTPDPRTVRRAALAALVMAVVIVVTGGAVRLTGSGLGCPTWPKCTDDSLVSTREMGLHGVIEFGNRLLTYVLCAAVGWAIVAARSQKPYRRSLTRLGWAQFWVVMGNAILGGIVVLVGLNPYTVAAHFLLSSALIAVATVMWQRTREGDGEPRPLVGAAVRQLVWFLVVASVLVIAVGTVVTGSGPHAGDSSEVPRMPLDPAMVSKVHAVLAWIVATLTFALWFVLKAVDAPAGPLHRTRELFLIILAQGVIGYVQYFTDLPEILVGAHMFGSCVMWIWVVRVLLSLRERPEAAADLPDTAGPADTAAGTRLTTA
- a CDS encoding ABC transporter permease, with the protein product MIAAQALLETKMLLRNGEQLLLTVVIPTLLLVLFSTVDIVDTGEGAAVDFLAPGVLALAVMSTAFTGQAIATGFERRYGVLKRLAASPLPRWALMTAKTLSVLVTEVLQIVLLTVIAFALGWSPQGNPLTVLLLLVLGTAAFSGLGLLMAGTLKAEATLAAANLVFLLLLVGGGVVVPLDTFPQGAQNLLGLLPIAALSEGLRDVLQHGAGLPWGDLGILAVWAAAGLAAAGRFFRWE